One segment of candidate division TA06 bacterium DNA contains the following:
- a CDS encoding phage integrase N-terminal SAM-like domain-containing protein: MTLKTAIANPPKLFDQVRIEIRLRHLSYRTEQAYVHWVRRFILFHGKRHPREMGASEVETFLTHLAVDLKVSASTQNQALNALVFLYRHVIKNDIGEIENMVRAKRPVRVPEVLSREQALRILDAMTGTPQLMARLLYGTGLRLMECLRLRVKGYSLR, from the coding sequence ATGACACTAAAAACCGCAATAGCCAACCCGCCAAAGCTGTTCGACCAGGTTCGCATAGAAATCCGTTTGCGCCATCTGTCTTACCGCACCGAACAGGCTTACGTTCACTGGGTCCGCCGGTTCATCCTGTTTCATGGCAAGCGCCATCCCCGTGAAATGGGAGCGTCCGAGGTGGAGACTTTTTTGACGCACCTGGCGGTCGATCTCAAGGTGTCGGCCAGTACTCAAAATCAAGCGTTGAACGCCCTGGTGTTCCTGTACCGGCATGTGATCAAGAACGATATCGGCGAGATAGAAAATATGGTTCGCGCCAAACGTCCTGTCCGCGTTCCCGAAGTCCTGAGCAGGGAACAAGCGTTACGCATACTGGATGCCATGACCGGTACGCCGCAACTGATGGCCCGCCTGCTGTATGGAACCGGCCTGCGGCTGATGGAATGCTTGCGTCTGCGCGTTAAAGGATATTCACTTCGATAG